NNNNNNNNNNNNNNNNNNNNNNNNNNNNNNNNNNNNNNNNNNNNNNNNNNNNNNNNNNNNNNNNNNNNNNNNNNNNNNNNNNNNNNNNNNNNNNNNNNNNNNNNNNNNNNNNNNNNNNNNNNNNNNNNNNNNNNNNNNNNNNNNNNNNNNNNNNNNNNNNNNNNNNNNNNNNNNNNNNNNNNNNNNNNNNNNNNNNNNNNNNNNNNNNNNNNNNNNNNNNNNNNNNNNNNNNNNNNNNNNNNNNNNNNNNNNNNNNNNNNNNNNNNNNNNNNNNNNNNNNNNNNNNNNNNNNNNNNNNNNNNNNNNNNNNNNNNNNNNNNNNNNNNNNNNNNNNNNNNNNNNNNNNNNNNNNNNNNNNNNNNNNNNNNNNNNNNNNNNNNNNNNNNNNNNNNNNNNNNNNNNNNNNNNNNNNNNNNNNNNNNNNNNNNNNNNNNNNNNNNNNNNNNNNNNNNNNNNNNNNNNNNNNNNNNNNNNNNNNNNNNNNNNNNNNNNNNNNNNNNNNNNNNNNNNNNNNNNNNNNNNNNNNNNNNNNNNNNNNNNNNNNNNNNNNNNNNNNNNNNNNNNNNNNNNNNNNNNNNNNNNNNNNNNNNNNNNNNNNNNNNNNNNNNNNNNNNNNNNNNNNNNNNNNNNNNNNNNNNNNNNNNNNNNNNNNNNNNNNNNNNNNNNNNNNNNNNNNNNNNNNNNNNNNNNNNNNNNNNNNNNNNNNNNNNNNNNNNNNNNNNNNNNNNNNNNNNNNNNNNNNNNNNNNNNNNNNNNNNNNNNNNNNNNNNNNNNNNNNNNNNNNNNNNNNNNNNNNNNNNNNNNNNNNNNNNNNNNNNNNNNNNNNNNNNNNNNNNNNNNNNNNNNNNNNNNNNNNNNNNNNNNNNNNNNNNNNNNNNNNNNNNNNNNNNNNNNNNNNNNNNNNNNNNNNNNNNNNNNNNNNNNNNNNNNNNNNNNNNNNNNNNNNNNNNNNNNNNNNNNNNNNNNNNNNNNNNNNNNNNNNNNNNNNNNNNNNNNNNNNNNNNNNNNNNNNNNNNNNNNNNNNNNNNNNNNNNNNNNNNNNNNNNNNNNNNNNNNNNNNNNNNNNNNNNNNNNNNNNNNNNNNNNNNNNNNNNNNNNNNNNNNNNNNNNNNNNNNNNNNNNNNNNNNNNNNNNNNNNNNNNNNNNNNNNNNNNNNNNNNNNNNNNNNNNNNNNNNNNNNNNNNNNNNNNNNNNNNNNNNNNNNNNNNNNNNNNNNNNNNNNNNNNNNNNNNNNNNNNNNNNNNNNNNNNNNNNNNNNNNNNNNNNNNNNNNNNNNNNNNNNNNNNNNNNNNNNNNNNNNNNNNNNNNNNNNNNNNNNNNNNNNNNNNNNNNNNNNNNNNNNNNNNNNNNNNNNNNNNNNNNNNNNNNNNNNNNNNNNNNNNNNNNNNNNNNNNNNNNNNNNNNNNNNNNNNNNNNNNNNNNNNNNNNNNNNNNNNNNNNNNNNNNNNNNNNNNNNNNNNNNNNNNNNNNNNNNNNNNNNNNNNNNNNNNNNNNNNNNNNNNNNNNNNNNNNNNNNNNNNNNNNNNNNNNNNNNNNNNNNNNNNNNNNNNNNNNNNNNNNNNNNNNNNNNNNNNNNNNNNNNNNNNNNNNNNNNNNNNNNNNNNNNNNNNNNNNNNNNNNNNNNNNNNNNNNNNNNNNNNNNNNNNNNNNNNNNNNNNNCCCCCCCCTTAAGTCAGGATACAGCAGTGACCCAGAAGCCGGGGATGCGCTGGATGAGCCTGTTCCGCCGCTGAAGATGCGGCCGCCGCCTCAACCCGAACTTGGCCCTGAGACGGCGGAAAGCTCGGGCTGCTTCTTCCTCCACCgcctccagctccagctgaaCGGCTTCTAACGCAGCCAGATGGCGGCCGGGGCCTTCATccacatcatcatcatcatcatcatcatcatcatcctcaccCAGTGAGATCACTGCACAGTCCTCCGGGCTGCTCCTTTTAGCTGCCGGCCTGTGCTGCTCCATTGGGCTGACAGCTCCCGTCTCTAAGCTCCCATTGGATTCAATGGAGACACCCACCTCCCCATTGGGTTCAAtggagccccccacccccacattGGGCTTAATggagccccccaaccccctgtTGGATTCAATGGAGCCCCCCAACCCCTTATTGGATTCAATGgagaccccaacccccccattgGGCTTAATGgagccccccacccctccacTGGGTTCAAtggagccccccacccccacactGGGTTTAATGGAGACCCCCAAGCCCCTGTTGGATTCAAtggagccccccacccccccattgGATTCAATGGAGACCCCCCCATTGGATTCAATGGAGCCCCCCACCCCCGCATTGGATTCAATGGAGACCCCCCCATTGGATTCAATGGAGCCCCCTACCCCCCCATTGGGTTTAATGGAACCCCCCATCCCCTCTTCATGCCCAGCAATGGtctgcagccccctccccaattTAATATTGCTCTCAATGCCCCCGTTTCTATCCCTTTTAGCTGCCGTCCTATTCTGCCCTATTAGGCttc
This window of the Coturnix japonica isolate 7356 unplaced genomic scaffold, Coturnix japonica 2.1 chrUnrandom599, whole genome shotgun sequence genome carries:
- the LOC107307441 gene encoding testis-specific Y-encoded-like protein 2: MGGSIKPNGGVGGSIESNGGVSIESNAGVGGSIESNGGVSIESNGGVGGSIESNRGLGVSIKPSVGVGGSIEPSGGVGGSIKPNGGVGVSIESNKGLGGSIESNRGLGGSIKPNVGVGGSIEPNGEVGVSIESNGSLETGAVSPMEQHRPAAKRSSPEDCAVISLGEDDDDDDDDDDVDEGPGRHLAALEAVQLELEAVEEEAARAFRRLRAKFGLRRRPHLQRRNRLIQRIPGFWVTAVSDGYGAGLGGYMEDPPPTPGHLVSHSTPIRWWQGQDPRCQPQKGPPPPRSFFTWFGDHSFPAGDRVAEIIKEELVAEPGMPFYLAGRGRLRASTPKVKQWGGGAL